A single region of the Deefgea piscis genome encodes:
- a CDS encoding VOC family protein has product MQARISFITLAVEDLNRSLIFYRDALGLTPRKVTEQVVFFDFSTLQLALYCADALASDLGTTLAPAGLGRSALAHNVATASEVDQLLQQALQGGAVLLKAAHWAKWGAYCAFFADPDGHIWEIVWHPDFAFS; this is encoded by the coding sequence ATGCAAGCTCGAATTAGTTTTATTACCTTGGCGGTGGAAGATTTAAATCGATCATTGATATTTTACCGTGATGCGTTGGGGTTAACGCCGCGTAAAGTCACTGAGCAAGTGGTTTTTTTTGATTTTTCAACGCTACAATTGGCGCTGTATTGTGCTGATGCTTTGGCGAGCGACTTGGGTACAACATTAGCGCCTGCAGGGTTAGGGCGCAGTGCCTTGGCGCATAATGTCGCCACCGCGAGCGAGGTAGATCAACTGCTGCAGCAAGCCTTGCAAGGTGGTGCAGTCTTACTCAAGGCGGCGCACTGGGCGAAATGGGGCGCCTATTGCGCCTTTTTTGCCGATCCGGATGGCCATATTTGGGAAATCGTCTGGCACCCAGATTTTGCTTTTTCATAG